The genomic segment CTTATTGAAGGGCATGTGCAATATCAGTTTATGACGATTAAAGAGATTGAGCGATTTTATGCTTCGTTTTATCCTCAATGGAAAAAGGAAGCATATTATGAGTTGATGAATAAACTAAAGGTGGCACCGAGACAGCGCATCTCTCGTATGTCGTGCGGGCAACGTTCGCAAGTGGCATTGGGACTCATTCTTGCTCAAAACCCCGAACTGTTGGTCTTGGATGATTTCTCACTTGGCTTAGACCCCGGCTATCGTCGCCTGTTTGTCGATTATCTACGAGATTATGCGTTAGCAGAGAACCAAACCGTTTTTCTGACCTCACATATCATTCAGGATATGGAACGGCTGATAGACGATTGTATCATTATGGATTATGGAAAAATACTGATTCAGCAACCTATAGACAAGTTGCTGAATGAAGTGAGAAAATACACTCTTACTGTACCCGAAGGATACACTCTGCCGTCAATAGATGATTTTTATCACCCTACATCGATACGAAATACATTGGAAACATTTTCTTTTCTGCCCGCTGACGAAGTGGAAACTCGTCTTAAGGCCATGCAGGTACCTTATAGTACGCTGAATAGTGAAAAGGTAAATCTAGAAGATGCCTTCATCGGATTGACAGGAAAGTATTAATGACATAAATTGAATAAGATGTTTAAAGCTATATTTTATAAAGAATGGATTAAGACTAGGTGGTATTTGCTATTGGCAGTTGCCACTACACTTGGTTTTGCGGGATACAGCATGCTTCGTATTAGTCGTGTGATCGATTTAAAAGGAGTAGAACATGTATGGGAGGTGATGTTGTCTCGCGATGCTATTTTTATCGACTTGCTGCAATATATACCTTTATTGGCAGGTTTGTTGCTTGCTGTGGTGCAATTTGTACCCGAGATGCAACGTAAATGTCTCAAATTGACTTTGCACCTGCCATATCCGCAACTGCGAATGGTTGGAGCAATGTTACTTTACGGATTACTAGTGCTTCTGCTCTGTTTTGTAACCAACTTTTTATTGATGGCCTTTTATCTGCAAGAAGTGATGGCACCCGAACTGGAACAACATATTTTGTTGACTGCCGTACCTTGGTATTTGGCCGGTCTCGTAGCTTACTTACTTGTATCATGGATCTGTTTGGAACCTACATGGAAACGAAGGATCATTAATATGGTGATGGGCGTTCTCTTATTGCGCATCTTCTTTCTATCGGTCACTCCCGAAGCATACAATCAGTTCCTTCCTTGTTTGCTGATCTATACACTGCTTACAGCCTCATTATCATGGCTTTCTGTAGTACGCTTCAAAGTAGGAAAGCAAGATTGATTTTAGATTTTTAGTAATTAATTCGTAAATTGTAATAAACTATGTTACGTTTCAGCAAAATATTATTTTATTTTACGGTTATTCTTCTCTTGCTTTGGCAATTACCGTGGTGTTATAACTTCTTTACTGCAAAATCGCCTAAGTCGAATTTTGTACTTTATAGTTCGGTGATTGATGACTTTGTAATAACAGGTCGGCAAGAAGGACAGAATGGTAAAGAAGGCAAAGGTATTATCAGACGTGATTTATCAGGGAATAAGTATACACAAGATGAAGTAGACAGTATTCTTCCAACGTTTTATTTCCGACAATTGATGTCTGACGAGCGATTTCCTGATTCTATCAATGGAGTGGGAATCACTCCTCGATTGATGCAAACAGAAAATTTTGTCTTCAAGATTGCTCCTACTGATCTGAATACGCCCCATATAGGGCTTTATCCGTTACTAGAATCTATGTCCGGTCGTGTGGAATTGGAAATGCCGAAAGATGTATTCCGTATTACAGGTAGAGGCATTGAGTTTGTGGATATGGCAACAAACAGCATTGAGCAGACAAAGAGTGCTTTATTCACAGAAGCGCTGACGAAAAAAGGCTTTCATTTTCCTGCAGTGGAAATAGCAGGAAATCCTACGACCCGTAAAGATTATGATGAAGGATATGTGTTGTTGGATGCTAATAGAGAACTTTTTCATTTGAAACAAATCAAAGGGCGTCCTTATGTTCGTGCAGTTGAAGTTCCTTATAGTGTGAAGTTGGAACATCTTTTCATCACTGAGTTCAGAAACCATAAAACATTGGCATTGATGACGGATATGAATCATTCTCTTTATGTACTTACGACTCCTTATGAAGTCAAAAAAGTGGGTATTCCTTTTTTTAACCCTGAAAAAGAAGCCATCTCAATTATTGGCAATATGTTCGACTGGACACTGCGCATCACTAGTTTAGAAAAGGAAAATTATTTCGCAGTGCATGCTAATGATTTTTCATTAATTAAAGCTATGAAGACTCCGGCCATAGAGGAAACATTTGCTCAAAAAGTTGGCCGTTATATTTTTCCTGTTCAGATAAGTTTTACCAGTGCTTTGGATGATTTTGTGAAGCCTAGGATTTAAAATAGAATATAATGAATTCATTCAAACTATATATTTGAAAAAAGTCCTTGAAATAATATTTATAAACATTATTTCAGGGACTTTTTTTTATTAATTTATAAATTACATTTTGCTAGTAACGAAAAACCTGAGCCTTGTGTAACAGAGTATCAAATCTTTTTTATTTCCATTGTATAGATTGTAAGAACCAACGGATGTCTTCTTCACTCATTCGTTGTTTCTTCAGTAATTCAGGTAGTTGGGCATAGTTGTTTCGGAAAGCTTCTATGTATTGTTTAAATTGTGCCGGATAGTAATTTATAGCTCTTCCTGTTGATTCCATTGTCCCCAGTTCTTCGATATAATCGATTCTGGCATTGCGATATTTCATCGCAACGAAACTTTTCTTTAGGCGCTTGAATTGGCCATACAGTCCGTCATTAAGCTCGGGGCTGTCTTTTGTATAAACTATTTTAATAATCTTTTTTGTTTTGCAATCGGTCATAGGTAATGTGATTGTCAAAGCCAAATCACATCCGTCATATTGATAATTCGTTTCCTGATCATTTACCTTTACTGATTGTGGAATGGCCGACCCCATTACTTTCACTCTATAAGTACGATTGGCTGGCATGCCCGAATAATCCCCTTTGCGTGCTCCGATGGTTACGGATAACTCGGTCTCAGAACGTTCTGATGTTATGAGCGTCTTAGCATAGCGGGTCGCATACGTTTTATCATTCCCATTATCTTCATAGAAGGCAAACGAGCGATTTTTAATGCCTGGGAACAAAGTAACTACTATGTTTTCATCGTTTTCCTGAAGATTTTTCACTTTTTCGTAAAGAGGCAATACGGCTCCTGCTTTTACATAAATGGGGTATTCGTCTAACATGAAAGAGCGTTCTACGATTTGTCCACCTTTTAGTAAAGTGCCTGTAGACCATTCATACCAGTCATTATCAGCAGGTAGCCAAACTTTAACAGTGGCAAATCCATCTTTCATCGGAGTGGTGATCGGAGCAACCAATATCTCGTCTCCGAACATATATTCGTTTTTGAAATCATAAGCTTCTTGGTTTTTGGGATAGTCATAATACATTGGCCGGCAAAGAGAAATTCCTTCGTCATAGGTTTTGCGTGCCATCGTGTAAATATAAGGCGCCATTTGATATCTCTGTTGAATTGTCTGACGCAACACTCCGAAATATTCTTTGTTGAAGACCCAAGGCTCTTTATTCATCGCTGCATTTTTTGTGGAGTGTGTGCGCATAATTGGGCTAAGTGCTCCGAATTGCATCCAACGGACAAAGAGCTCTGCATCCAATTTCTTATCTCCTTTTGCAAATTGATGCCCGCCTAAATCATGGCTCCAATATCCATATAGAACATTGGATGCAGTTGAGTTAAAATAGGGCTGAAAATCAAGACTCTTCCATGTGCTGTAATAATCTCCTGAAAAGCCAACCTGATAACGATGATTACCTAGTCCACCCCAACGGTGGTAAAGTAGGGGACGAGAATCACGGTTACGCTCCATATCCGAAAAGATAACATAGTTAATCCACCAGGTATTGTTTAAGCTTTTTATTTGCGGATCAAATGGCTGTTGTTGCCAATCCAGCCACCAAAAGTCCACGCCTTTTTTTTCCATCGGGTGAAGAACCGTGCTGAGCCAACCATTCATGAACCGTTTGTTTGAACCTACATATTCGATTCTTTTTTTTGAATCCGGGTCTATTCTCATCCACTTGGCCATATCCGAATATTTCTCTTCGTATGGTGCAATACCTTCTGCCGGATGCAAATTTAAGGTTACTTTTAGGTCTTCACTTTTTAAATAATTAAGAAATTTTGCCGGGTCGGGAAATAGACGGCGATTCCATGTATACCCGGTCCATCCCCCTTTTTTCGGATCTACATAATGCCAATCCATATCTATGACTAGAACATCCAGTGGAATATCGTATGTATGAAAGTTGTCAACTAATTGTCTCAGCTCATTATCGGAGTAACTCCAATAACGCGACCACCAATAACCGAATGCGTAACGGGGAGGCAGGGGGACTTTACCCGCAAAAATAGTGTAGTCCTTTAAAGCGGATTTGAAGTCATGTCCATAAGCCATGAAATACCAATCCTGTCCTCCATTGTTAGGACGCTCTATTGCCCAGGGCCAATCGGAACGGTCGAAGAGAAGGCTTTGAGAATCGTCAATCAGGGTCCATCCTTCAGTCGATAATATCCCATCTTCAAGGGGTATCGACTTGTGGTTGCCATTATCATTTCCGTTTCCTACTAAAGTTTCTCCGTCATACCCATCCAGTGTTCGGTAGGTTCCTTTTAGATTTCCTTTTGAAACAGTCCCCGGCTTCCAACTGAACTGCATTTGCCCCTTGATAGAGGCGATGATCAGGTTGTTATCTGTAAATTTACCGCTATCCTTTTTGTATCTCATCTTCATTTTTGAAGTGGTAATTTCTATCCATGAACCACTTTCTCGTAGTTTGTAGTTTACTTGAGGATATTCTCTGTTGACAGCTATGAAAGATGCATTGTTTATGAAATTCCCATCTGCTGACCATTCCAAACGCAGTACTCCGTCAGTGACGACAGTAAATCGTACACTCGCATTTTGGTAAGCGATATTTGAACCCATAGGAGATTGTTGTTGAGCTTTGGAAATAAAGCAGCACACAAATATGTAGGAGAAGATAAGAAAGTGTTTTTTCATAGCTCTTTATTTATGTTGTCTAAAAAGTATGATGCAAAGAAAGGACAAGTTAAGGGAAAAGCATGCAATTATTTGTTCAATAAATGAAAGAGGTCTTTCATTTGGGGAATAAAAGGCTTGCTTGGTGCTATTTGAGGCATGAGTGTCCTGCCCTTTTCCTGATTCTTGCTGACTTCTATAAGCGTAAACAGGAGTCGTTTTTACTCAAACGTCTTGATTAACCAGACTGTATCAGTGCCTTTGTTGTAAGCTATCCATTTATAAATAAAAACGGTAGGAATAAGGCTTTTGAAGCTTTATTTTACCGTTTTTATTTAAGGGAATGCACATGAGGCTTTTTCTGTGGCCTCTGTGTTGACAATTTGTCTTTTAATTATAATATCTGATCTCTTAATAAGCAAACAGAGGATATTTCTCCATTGTCTTATTAACGCGTGCACGAACCTGAGCGATAACGCTTTCGTTTTCCGGGTTAGAAAGAACCGTTTCTATCATTTCGGCAATATCTAACATCAAACCTTCTTTGGCACCACGGGTAGTGATGGCAGGAGTACCCAAACGAATACCCGAAGTTTGAAAAGCAGAACGGCTATCAAAAGGAACCATGTTTTTGTTAACGGTAATGTCAGCAGCGACCAATGCTTTCTCTGCAACTTTACCTGTTAATTCAGGATATTTGGAACGCAAGTCAACTAGCATAGAATGATTGTCTGTGCCTCCCGAAACAATAGTGAAACCACGATCCATCAATGCTTTAGCCAAAGCTGCTGCGTTTTTTTTAACCTGTGTTTGGTATTCTTTGTATTCAGGTTGCAAGCATTCGCTAAATGAAACTGCTTTAGCAGCAATGATATGTTCCAACGGGCCACCTTGTACACCCGGAAACACGGCCGAGTCTAACAATTGCGACATCATCTTGATTTCTCCTTTCGGAGTAGTTTTGCCCCAAGGGTTAGGGAAGTCCTTACCTAAAAGAATGACACCTCCACGAGGTCCACGAAGTGTTTTATGCGTTGTCGATGTGACGATATGTGCGTATTTAAGAGGGTTATCTAGCAAACCGGCAGCAATAAGTCCGGCAGGGTGAGCCATGTCTATCATTAAGATGGCACCTACTTTATCAGCTATTTCGCGCATGCGTTTATAATTCCATTCGCGAGAATAAGCAGAACCTCCGCCAATAATCATTTTAGGCTTTTCACGCAATGCCACTTCTTCCATTTGGTCGTAGTCTACTCTTCCTGTCTCTTGTTTTACATTATATTCGCATGGAGTATATATGATTCCTGAAGTATTGACCAATGAACCGTGAGACAGATGCCCGCCATGAGCCAGATTTAGTCCGAGGAACTTGTCTCCCGGATTAAGTACAGCTAAAAAAACAGCTGCATTGGCTTGCGCACCCGAGTGAGGTTGTACGTTTGCCCATTCCGCTCCAAAGATCTCCTTTAGTCGGTCGATGGCTATTTGCTCGCTTTGGTCTACTACCTCGCAACCTCCATAATACCGTTTTCCGGGATACCCTTCGGCATATTTATTGGTCAGGCAGGAACCCATTGCCTGCATTACTTGGTCACTTACAAAATTTTCAGATGCTATCAGCTCGATACCTTTGAGTTGACGTTGATGCTCTTTTTCGATAATATCGAAAATTAAATCGTCTCTTTTCATTCTTTCTGTAGATAAGATAAAATAAGTAGTTATTCGAGATTCTTTATTAAGCGTACAAATTTATAGAAAAAGAATAATATACGCACAAAGATTATCGGAATAAATGAGCAATTTCTTTCATTCTAAAAGATGAGTCCCAAAGAAAAGCTAAGCATATTGTCTCTTCTTTTAAAAATAATAGAATTGATTTCTTCATTTCCATCGGCATCTTCAGAGGTTATCGATTTTGAAATGTTGTGGAAGCCCAGTTCGTAGCGAAAATCAAAATAGATACGTGAGATGTTTACCCCTACGCCAACCACTCCGCTTATATTGAAAGGATATAGTTCTTCTTTAATACCTTCCTGATTAAAGTTCTCGAATGTGATTTTATTCTTCTTATTCCATATGTATCTTATTTTGGGGCCTATCATCACAGACATACCGTATGGTCCTTGTTTAACAATATTGTATCCATATAATATTGGCATTTCTACACTATGAATGGTTGAATTAACTAGTGCATAATCCGGATCAACATCAGCATCATGAGAGCCAAGCTTATCAAATTCTATTTCACATTTACTCACTGCGTAAGAAAGTTCCGGCTGTATAAAATGTTTGTTTATGTTGAAGCGCATAAAAATAGAACTGAAATAACCTATCTTGTAGTTATTCTGGATTTCATTAATTTTCACGTCTCCAATTTTAAGCTCCGATACCAGATACATGGAAGAATTGAATCCTCCTTTGATTCCGAAATTAACTTTTCGGTCATTTGGATTATCCTTTTTTTTCACCTGTCCGAAAACAATGAAAGCCGACAACGCAAATACTAAAAAGAAGGATAATCGTTTCATTTTTTGCTTTTTGTTTTTTTCTTTTCCACAGACCAGCCAAACTTGCCGATTTCAGCACCTAAGTCAAAATAGTTGCCATGAACATAAACTAACGGATTTGTTTGGGCTAATTCCAACTTTCCGGTTTCTTTGTTTAGATTTTTTTCATCGATGCGCACATTTACAACATCGGCTATAAACATATGATGAGAGCCTAGTGCTACGATCTCCTTTACGCGGCACTCAATACTAAGAGGTGATTCTTCTATTAGCGGAGCATTTACAATAGAGCATTTTCCGGGAGTCAGTTTCATTTTCTCAAATTTGTTATATTCCTTGCCTGAACGAACGCCACACCAATCGGTAGCAAAGGCCATGTCCTTGGTAGTTAGATTGATAACAAACTCCATATTTTTTTTAATAATATCGTAAGAATGCCTTTCCGGGCGAACGGAGATATAACACATAGGCGGATTACTACATATAGTGCCTACCCATGCAACAGTGATAATGTTATATTCACTTTCATCATTTCCGCAACTCACCAATACGGCTGGTAGCGGATAAATCATCGTTCCCGGTTTCCAATCTTGTTTCATAAAATAACAATTTCTTCTTTCTTTTGTTCTTTTTCGCAGTAGTGGCACTTAATGATGCAATTATCCTTATCTGTTACATGAAACAAAGTAGCCATTGGTTCATTATTGGTTATGCATTTAGGATTAGCGCATTTAACAATTCCTTTAAGTTCATCAGGCATATATACTTCCTTTTTCTCTATCACTTCATAGTCACGGATAATGTTAAGCTTAACGTGAGGAGCGACTACGGATATACGGTTAATTTCCTCGTCGCAGAAAAATTTATCAGCAATTTTAATAATACCTTTTTTTCCCAGTTTCTTACTTTCTAGGTTGAACCCGATGGTAATATTATTACTCATGTACTCCAATCCCAATAAAGAAACAACAGTAAAGAGTTTCTCTGAGGGAATATGATCTATTACAGTTCCGTTTTTTAAAGCAGCTACCTGTAGTTCCTGTTTATTCTTGCTCATTTTTATAATATTGATAAAACGTCACAATTAGTTTACATAATCTCTGGCAACGTAATGCCTAATACATCGCAAAGAATGGCTTGTCGCGC from the uncultured Bacteroides sp. genome contains:
- a CDS encoding DUF4857 domain-containing protein; translation: MLRFSKILFYFTVILLLLWQLPWCYNFFTAKSPKSNFVLYSSVIDDFVITGRQEGQNGKEGKGIIRRDLSGNKYTQDEVDSILPTFYFRQLMSDERFPDSINGVGITPRLMQTENFVFKIAPTDLNTPHIGLYPLLESMSGRVELEMPKDVFRITGRGIEFVDMATNSIEQTKSALFTEALTKKGFHFPAVEIAGNPTTRKDYDEGYVLLDANRELFHLKQIKGRPYVRAVEVPYSVKLEHLFITEFRNHKTLALMTDMNHSLYVLTTPYEVKKVGIPFFNPEKEAISIIGNMFDWTLRITSLEKENYFAVHANDFSLIKAMKTPAIEETFAQKVGRYIFPVQISFTSALDDFVKPRI
- a CDS encoding TIM-barrel domain-containing protein — its product is MGSNIAYQNASVRFTVVTDGVLRLEWSADGNFINNASFIAVNREYPQVNYKLRESGSWIEITTSKMKMRYKKDSGKFTDNNLIIASIKGQMQFSWKPGTVSKGNLKGTYRTLDGYDGETLVGNGNDNGNHKSIPLEDGILSTEGWTLIDDSQSLLFDRSDWPWAIERPNNGGQDWYFMAYGHDFKSALKDYTIFAGKVPLPPRYAFGYWWSRYWSYSDNELRQLVDNFHTYDIPLDVLVIDMDWHYVDPKKGGWTGYTWNRRLFPDPAKFLNYLKSEDLKVTLNLHPAEGIAPYEEKYSDMAKWMRIDPDSKKRIEYVGSNKRFMNGWLSTVLHPMEKKGVDFWWLDWQQQPFDPQIKSLNNTWWINYVIFSDMERNRDSRPLLYHRWGGLGNHRYQVGFSGDYYSTWKSLDFQPYFNSTASNVLYGYWSHDLGGHQFAKGDKKLDAELFVRWMQFGALSPIMRTHSTKNAAMNKEPWVFNKEYFGVLRQTIQQRYQMAPYIYTMARKTYDEGISLCRPMYYDYPKNQEAYDFKNEYMFGDEILVAPITTPMKDGFATVKVWLPADNDWYEWSTGTLLKGGQIVERSFMLDEYPIYVKAGAVLPLYEKVKNLQENDENIVVTLFPGIKNRSFAFYEDNGNDKTYATRYAKTLITSERSETELSVTIGARKGDYSGMPANRTYRVKVMGSAIPQSVKVNDQETNYQYDGCDLALTITLPMTDCKTKKIIKIVYTKDSPELNDGLYGQFKRLKKSFVAMKYRNARIDYIEELGTMESTGRAINYYPAQFKQYIEAFRNNYAQLPELLKKQRMSEEDIRWFLQSIQWK
- a CDS encoding flavin reductase family protein; protein product: MKQDWKPGTMIYPLPAVLVSCGNDESEYNIITVAWVGTICSNPPMCYISVRPERHSYDIIKKNMEFVINLTTKDMAFATDWCGVRSGKEYNKFEKMKLTPGKCSIVNAPLIEESPLSIECRVKEIVALGSHHMFIADVVNVRIDEKNLNKETGKLELAQTNPLVYVHGNYFDLGAEIGKFGWSVEKKKTKSKK
- a CDS encoding ABC transporter ATP-binding protein; translated protein: MENIIECKGLTHYYGKRLIYEDLSFSVPKGRILGLLGKNGTGKTTTINILSGYLKPRAGECFIFGQEIQHMDPALRSNIGLLIEGHVQYQFMTIKEIERFYASFYPQWKKEAYYELMNKLKVAPRQRISRMSCGQRSQVALGLILAQNPELLVLDDFSLGLDPGYRRLFVDYLRDYALAENQTVFLTSHIIQDMERLIDDCIIMDYGKILIQQPIDKLLNEVRKYTLTVPEGYTLPSIDDFYHPTSIRNTLETFSFLPADEVETRLKAMQVPYSTLNSEKVNLEDAFIGLTGKY
- a CDS encoding porin family protein, with translation MKRLSFFLVFALSAFIVFGQVKKKDNPNDRKVNFGIKGGFNSSMYLVSELKIGDVKINEIQNNYKIGYFSSIFMRFNINKHFIQPELSYAVSKCEIEFDKLGSHDADVDPDYALVNSTIHSVEMPILYGYNIVKQGPYGMSVMIGPKIRYIWNKKNKITFENFNQEGIKEELYPFNISGVVGVGVNISRIYFDFRYELGFHNISKSITSEDADGNEEINSIIFKRRDNMLSFSLGLIF
- the pyrI gene encoding aspartate carbamoyltransferase regulatory subunit; translation: MSKNKQELQVAALKNGTVIDHIPSEKLFTVVSLLGLEYMSNNITIGFNLESKKLGKKGIIKIADKFFCDEEINRISVVAPHVKLNIIRDYEVIEKKEVYMPDELKGIVKCANPKCITNNEPMATLFHVTDKDNCIIKCHYCEKEQKKEEIVIL
- the glyA gene encoding serine hydroxymethyltransferase produces the protein MKRDDLIFDIIEKEHQRQLKGIELIASENFVSDQVMQAMGSCLTNKYAEGYPGKRYYGGCEVVDQSEQIAIDRLKEIFGAEWANVQPHSGAQANAAVFLAVLNPGDKFLGLNLAHGGHLSHGSLVNTSGIIYTPCEYNVKQETGRVDYDQMEEVALREKPKMIIGGGSAYSREWNYKRMREIADKVGAILMIDMAHPAGLIAAGLLDNPLKYAHIVTSTTHKTLRGPRGGVILLGKDFPNPWGKTTPKGEIKMMSQLLDSAVFPGVQGGPLEHIIAAKAVSFSECLQPEYKEYQTQVKKNAAALAKALMDRGFTIVSGGTDNHSMLVDLRSKYPELTGKVAEKALVAADITVNKNMVPFDSRSAFQTSGIRLGTPAITTRGAKEGLMLDIAEMIETVLSNPENESVIAQVRARVNKTMEKYPLFAY